A window from Populus trichocarpa isolate Nisqually-1 chromosome 3, P.trichocarpa_v4.1, whole genome shotgun sequence encodes these proteins:
- the LOC7471613 gene encoding phosphatidylinositol N-acetylglucosaminyltransferase subunit C, with the protein MDNIISESLLRPNWRKVAYGGMQPGFDDNHTDESFLEDMVMNANVVKRDILKVMQDSVSISQYLCIVTLVSLVWAHTLQSTLDENSLLLLDASLFGSGFLVLLLTKEMRSLNLLFHYILNISFFTTGLYMLAPIYHPLTRSISSDSIWAVTVTLVILHLFLHDYSGSTIKAPVALKNPSLTSCVSLNASVVASVFIASRLPSRLHVFAIMLFSLQVFLFAPFVTYCIKKFSFRLHLVFSFGLMAVTLALVYTLHHLLFMLLLGFLVFISVVCPYWLIRIQEYKFEINGPWDEAKLCFNVTD; encoded by the coding sequence ATGGATAACATCATCAGTGAGAGCCTGCTTCGTCCCAATTGGAGAAAAGTCGCATATGGAGGAATGCAGCCTGGGTTTGATGATAATCATACTGACGAGTCTTTTCTTGAAGATATGGTCATGAATGCTAATGTTGTTAAGCGGGACATTCTGAAGGTGATGCAAGACTCAGTTTCTATCTCTCAGTATCTGTGCATTGTTACTCTTGTCAGCTTGGTTTGGGCTCACACCCTTCAATCAACCCTTGATGAAAATTCCCTCTTGCTCCTTGATGCAAGCCTTTTTGGATCAGGTTTTTTAGTTCTTCTTTTAACCAAAGAAATGCGTTCCTTGAATCTACTCTTCCATTATATCCTCAATATCTCTTTTTTCACAACTGGGTTATACATGTTGGCTCCTATTTATCACCCTCTCACAAGGTCCATAAGCTCGGACTCCATCTGGGCAGTTACTGTTACACTTGTCATACTTCATCTCTTCCTGCATGATTATTCAGGATCGACCATTAAAGCTCCTGTGGCCCTAAAAAATCCAAGCTTAACCAGTTGTGTATCTTTAAATGCTTCTGTTGTCGCTTCAGTTTTTATTGCGTCTCGCCTTCCATCAAGGCTGCATGTATTTGCCATCATGCTATTTTCCTTGCAAGTCTTCCTTTTTGCTCCATTTGTCACTTACTGTATCAAGAAATTCTCCTTCCGCTTGCACCTTGTGTTTTCTTTTGGGTTGATGGCCGTGACCCTGGCTCTGGTTTATACACTGCACCACTTACTTTTCATGCTACTGCTTGGTTTCTTGGTGTTTATAAGTGTTGTCTGTCCTTATTGGCTCATAAGAATTCAGGAATACAAGTTTGAGATCAATGGCCCTTGGGATGAGGCTAAGCTTTGTTTCAATGTAAC